A genomic segment from Flavobacterium litorale encodes:
- a CDS encoding TM2 domain-containing protein, giving the protein MEAQKVDMYLMSNAKYFRSQQLNYIRERLLNLDESKWTMLQSIELKDPTTIIIVSILAGGLGIDRFLIGDTGMGVGKLLTCGGAGIWTIVDWFLIMDATRDKNIEKIQQFLG; this is encoded by the coding sequence ATGGAGGCACAAAAAGTAGACATGTATTTAATGTCAAATGCTAAGTATTTCAGAAGTCAACAATTAAATTATATCCGCGAAAGGCTATTAAACTTAGATGAATCGAAGTGGACTATGCTACAAAGCATAGAACTTAAAGACCCTACTACTATCATTATCGTTTCTATATTAGCTGGAGGTTTAGGTATCGACCGTTTTCTTATTGGAGATACTGGTATGGGAGTAGGTAAACTGCTAACATGTGGTGGTGCTGGTATTTGGACTATTGTTGACTGGTTTTTGATTATGGATGCTACTCGTGATAAAAACATAGAAAAAATTCAGCAATTTTTAGGATAA
- a CDS encoding aminotransferase class I/II-fold pyridoxal phosphate-dependent enzyme gives MVNDLFERIQKNKGPLGKWASQAEGYYVFPKLEGDLANRMKFHGKEVINWSINDYLGLANHPEIRKVDAEAAAEYGAAYPMGARMMSGHTSLHEQLEQELAAFVKKESVYLLNFGYQGMVSIIDALVSKNDIIVYDVDSHACIIDGVRLHMGKRFTYKHNDIDSLEKNLERATNMAEQTGGGILVITEGVFGMRGQQGKLKEIVALKEKFNFRLFADDAHGFGTLGETGAGAGEEQGCQDGIDVYFSTFAKSMASIGAFVAADKDVIDFLKYNMRSQMFAKSLPMLLVKGALKRLDMLRTRPELKAKLWENVNALQNGLKSRGFNIGDTNTCVTPVYLEGSIPEAMAMVNDLRENYAIFLSIVVYPVIPKGIILLRMIPTATHTMEDIEITLKAYEAIREKLENGTYKKVAAATTVDVSAE, from the coding sequence ATGGTAAACGATTTATTTGAAAGGATACAAAAGAATAAAGGACCTTTAGGCAAGTGGGCTTCGCAAGCAGAGGGTTACTATGTTTTTCCTAAACTTGAAGGCGATTTGGCTAACCGAATGAAATTTCATGGTAAGGAGGTTATTAACTGGAGCATAAACGATTACCTTGGTTTAGCAAACCACCCCGAAATACGAAAAGTAGATGCTGAAGCAGCGGCTGAATATGGTGCTGCATACCCGATGGGAGCAAGAATGATGAGCGGGCACACATCTTTACACGAGCAATTGGAGCAAGAACTTGCTGCTTTTGTTAAAAAAGAATCAGTGTATTTATTAAACTTTGGTTACCAAGGAATGGTATCTATAATAGATGCTTTAGTTTCCAAAAACGATATTATAGTATATGATGTAGATTCGCACGCTTGTATTATAGATGGTGTTCGACTACACATGGGTAAACGCTTTACCTACAAGCATAACGATATAGATAGCCTTGAGAAAAACCTAGAGCGTGCTACTAATATGGCAGAGCAAACAGGCGGTGGTATATTGGTTATTACCGAAGGGGTTTTTGGTATGCGAGGACAACAAGGTAAACTTAAGGAGATTGTAGCGCTTAAAGAGAAATTTAATTTTAGATTATTTGCAGACGATGCACATGGTTTTGGTACACTTGGCGAAACAGGTGCTGGAGCAGGAGAGGAGCAAGGTTGCCAAGATGGTATTGATGTTTACTTCTCTACTTTTGCAAAATCTATGGCAAGCATAGGTGCATTTGTTGCAGCAGATAAAGACGTTATTGACTTTTTAAAGTATAATATGCGTTCGCAAATGTTTGCTAAGTCATTACCAATGCTGCTAGTAAAAGGAGCGCTTAAGCGTCTTGATATGCTTAGAACACGCCCTGAGTTAAAAGCTAAACTTTGGGAAAATGTAAATGCGTTACAAAACGGACTTAAAAGCAGAGGTTTTAATATTGGCGATACTAATACATGTGTAACACCTGTATATTTAGAGGGTAGTATACCAGAGGCTATGGCTATGGTTAACGATTTGAGAGAGAATTATGCTATATTCTTATCTATAGTAGTGTATCCTGTAATACCTAAAGGTATTATATTACTTAGAATGATACCTACGGCTACGCATACTATGGAAGATATTGAAATTACACTTAAGGCTTACGAAGCTATACGTGAAAAACTAGAAAATGGTACATATAAAAAAGTAGCCGCAGCTACTACGGTAGATGTTTCTGCCGAATAA